In Leishmania mexicana MHOM/GT/2001/U1103 complete genome, chromosome 20, one genomic interval encodes:
- a CDS encoding ER--golgi transport protein erv25 precursor,putative yields the protein MMPSSNGSARVHWSLRSIPRLLLLFVGFAVALQTATSAHALTYHFVDSKPLCFSEIIENVETSQITGVYDWKPSAHSPASQVRLRLSAKDGTGNVYYDKEMMEGEHSFAVQLNPNVLSGEQLICFTASSNFVASEETPVKVSIELDQAPKNEFNADKVVAETIKKRRQIDGLDVYTYQEAGGELKDILQPRAYLETIDRELSAMERLLDQLVTNLGTSVMRESRMRETSESTFTRVWVCALLLIGIISGVLWMQFRFLKSTLRKKKLL from the coding sequence ATGATGCCGTCATCAAACGGAAGTGCACGGGTGCACTGGAGCCTGCGGAGCATTCctcggctgctgcttctctttgtTGGGTTTGCCGTTGCCCTCCAGACCGCCACGTCGGCGCACGCACTCACCTACCACTTCGTCGACAGCAAGCCGTTGTGCTTCTCCGAGATTATTGAGAACGTGGAGACAAGCCAGATTACTGGCGTGTACGACTGGAAGCCCAGCGCCCACTCGCCCGCCTCACAGGTGCGACTCCGGCTTTCCGCGAAGGACGGCACAGGGAACGTGTACTACGATAAGGAGATgatggagggcgagcacTCCTTCGCTGTGCAGCTGAACCCCAATGTGCTGAGTGGGGAGCAGCTCATCTGTTTCACTGCCTCCTCGAACTTCGTAGCCTCTGAGGAGACGCCGGTGAAGGTGAGTATTGAGCTGGATCAGGCCCCTAAGAACGAATTCAACGCCGACAAGGTGGTTGCCGAGACAATAAAGAAGCGGCGTCAGATCGACGGCCTCGACGTTTACACGTACCaggaggcagggggagagCTGAAGGACAtcctgcagccgcgcgccTACCTGGAAACCATCGATCGAGAGTTGAGTGCGATGGAGCGTCTGCTAGACCAGCTAGTGACGAACTTGGGCACCAGCGTGATGAGGGAGTCTCGCATGCGGGAGACTTCGGAGAGCACCTTtacacgtgtgtgggtgtgtgcgctgctgcttatCGGCATCATCTCTGGTGTCCTCTGGATGCAGTTCCGCTTCCTCAAGTCGACGCTTCGAAAGAAGAAGCTCCTGTGA
- a CDS encoding putative DEAD box RNA helicase: protein MAERNYSPFSGFSTTSRGGGGGARSKGTSEGMGSKLAPVNWSTKSLVPGKWRVVDASAIRKAASVKDDHGASKVKHLSDVDADEWRQANSITVSDSDQCPNPITEFDMLTAVPQYLKAKLLEQGFKAPTPIQAQSWSIVLSGRDLVGVAKTGSGKTLAFIVPALAHIALQEPLKAGDGPMVIVLAPTRELAQQIEQEAIKVLPQSIRCGCIYGGAPKGPQLGLLRQGVHILVATPGRLIDFMEIKRVNLLRVTYLVLDEADRMLDMGFEPQVRAICGQIRPDRQTLMFSATWPRDIQNLAASFQKNWVRINVGSMELLANKDVTQHFILTSEAAKLDELKRLMERHRNQRVLVFCKTKKTADYLEFQLKRNGVDCMAIHGDKEQRQREFILERFRKDPRLCVVATDVAARGLDIKELETVVNYDFPMQIDDYVHRIGRTGRAGAKGASFTMITKHETQLNASTVFQLVELVERAGQEVPGWLREWAEQGGGYHVPKRNRNMMGSFGRNGPRMRMPGDSPAAGAGSSGGHFGLAPHAKGSPAFGMTDSGIQNKTFDYSSDDDSARPAKRARQ, encoded by the coding sequence ATGGCAGAGCGTAACTACAGCCCCTTTTCTGGGTTCTCCACCACTtcccgcggtggtggtggtggtgctcgaAGCAAGGGCACCTCGGAGGGGATGGGTAGCAAACTGGCACCTGTGAACTGGTCGACCAAGAGCCTCGTCCCGGGCAAGTGGAGGGTTGTCGATGCCAGCGCGATCCGTAAGGCCGCCAGCGTGAAAGATGACCACGGCGCAAGCAAGGTGAAGCACCTCAGCGATGTCGATGCGGACGAGTGGCGTCAGGCCAACTCCATCACAGTTTCCGACTCCGACCAGTGCCCGAACCCAATCACGGAGTTCGACATGCTCACCGCCGTGCCCCAGTACCTGAAGGCGAAGCTTCTGGAGCAGGGATTCAAGGCGCCCACTCCGATTCAGGCACAGTCTTGGTCGATCGTTCTGTCGGGACGTGACCTCGTTGGCGTGGCCAAGACCGGCTCCGGCAAGACCTTGGCGTTCATTGTGCCAGCCTTGGCTCACATCGCGTTGCAGGAGCCGCTGAAGGCGGGGGACGGCCCAATGGTCATTGTCCTCGCGCCGACCCGCGAACTGGCCCAGCAGATTGAGCAGGAGGCGATCAAGGTGCTGCCGCAAAGCATTCGGTGCGGCTGCATTtacggcggcgcgccgaaGGGCCCGCAGCTCGGCCTGCTTCGCCAAGGTGTGCATATCCTCGTGGCCACCCCGGGCCGCTTGATCGATTTCATGGAAATCAAGCGTGTGAACCTGTTGCGTGTAACGTACCTGGTGCTGGATGAGGCGGATCGCATGCTGGACATGGGCTTTGAGCCGCAGGTGCGCGCCATCTGCGGCCAGATTCGCCCTGACCGGCAAACGCTCATGTTTTCGGCTACGTGGCCGCGCGACATCCAGAACCTCGCCGCCAGCTTTCAGAAGAACTGGGTGCGCATCAACGTTGGCAGCATGGAGCTTCTCGCGAACAAGGATGTTACGCAGCATTTCATCTTGACCTCAGAGGCAGCGAAGCTCGATGAGCTAAAGCGGCTGATGGAGCGGCACCGCAATCAGCGCGTGCTCGTCTTCTGCAAGACGAAGAAGACGGCTGACTACCTCGAGTTCCAGCTGAAGCGCAACGGCGTGGATTGCATGGCCATTCACGGCGATAAggagcagcgtcagcgcgaGTTTATCCTGGAGCGCTTCCGCAAGGACCCACGACTGTGTGTGGTGGCCACTGACGTGGCCGCTCGCGGTCTTGACATCAAGGAGTTGGAGACGGTGGTGAACTACGACTTCCCTATGCAAATTGACGACTATGTTCACCGTATCGGCCGCACGGGCCGCGCCGGGGCTAAGGGTGCGTCCTTTACGATGATCACGAAACACGAGACTCAGCTGAACGCGTCGACGGTGTTCCAGCTGGTGGAGCTGGTAGAGCGCGCGGGGCAGGAGGTGCCTGGGTGGTTGCGCGAGTGGGCTGAGCAGGGTGGGGGCTATCACGTTCCGAAGCGCAACCGCAACATGATGGGCAGCTTCGGCCGCAACGGCccgcgcatgcgcatgcCGGGCGATAgcccagctgctggcgccggcagcagcggtggccacTTTGGCCTGGCGCCACACGCTAAAGGCTCGCCGGCGTTCGGCATGACGGACAGCGGCATTCAGAACAAGACGTTTGActacagcagcgacgacgactcTGCTCGACCGGccaagcgcgcgcgccaatAG